From Amycolatopsis sp. YIM 10, the proteins below share one genomic window:
- a CDS encoding cytochrome P450 — protein sequence MTNTVPTPEYPMARATGCPFDPPPQLRELQRETPMTRIKLWDGSTPWLVTRYADQRAVLTDPRVSADMTHPTYPRQAPGRATLSFIGMDDPEHARLRRMVGSAFAVKKVAAMRPMVQQIVDDALDEFLGGPKPADLVEGFALPVPSLVICKLLDVPYSDHGFFQDNSRTMINRTSTPEQRTEASGNLARYLGGLLMSKMDNPGDDLLSRLCERIKAEQLSVEQATAMAVLLLIAGHETTANMIALSTLLLLRNPDQLKLLRESDDPTVATRAVEEMLRYLNITHGGRRRVALEDLEVAGQLVRAGEGLVLPNEIANRDAEAFPDPDRLDITREARHHVAFGFGVHQCLGQPLARLELEVVYRTLYRRAPELAPAADFDDIPFKHDGFVYGVYELPVTW from the coding sequence ATGACCAACACCGTTCCCACCCCCGAATACCCGATGGCCAGGGCCACCGGCTGCCCGTTCGACCCGCCGCCGCAGTTGCGCGAACTCCAGCGGGAGACGCCGATGACCCGGATCAAACTGTGGGACGGCAGCACTCCGTGGCTGGTCACGCGGTACGCCGACCAGCGCGCGGTGCTCACCGATCCCCGCGTCAGCGCCGACATGACGCATCCGACCTACCCGCGCCAGGCGCCCGGCCGCGCCACGCTCAGCTTCATCGGCATGGACGATCCCGAGCACGCGCGCCTGCGGCGCATGGTCGGCTCCGCCTTCGCGGTGAAGAAGGTCGCGGCGATGCGGCCGATGGTGCAGCAGATCGTCGACGACGCGCTCGACGAGTTCCTCGGCGGCCCGAAACCGGCCGACCTGGTGGAGGGCTTCGCGCTGCCGGTGCCGTCGCTGGTCATCTGCAAGCTGCTCGACGTGCCCTACAGCGACCACGGTTTCTTCCAGGACAACAGCAGGACGATGATCAACCGCACCTCCACCCCGGAGCAGCGGACCGAGGCGTCCGGGAACCTGGCCCGCTACCTCGGCGGCCTGTTGATGTCCAAAATGGACAACCCCGGTGACGACCTGCTGTCGCGGCTGTGCGAGCGGATCAAGGCGGAGCAGCTGAGCGTCGAGCAGGCCACCGCGATGGCCGTGCTGCTGCTGATCGCCGGGCACGAGACCACCGCGAACATGATCGCGCTGAGCACCCTGCTCCTGCTGCGCAACCCGGACCAGCTCAAGCTGCTGCGCGAGTCCGACGACCCCACCGTGGCCACGCGCGCGGTCGAGGAAATGCTGCGCTACCTCAACATCACCCACGGCGGGCGGCGCCGCGTCGCACTGGAGGACCTCGAAGTGGCCGGGCAACTGGTCCGCGCGGGCGAAGGACTGGTGCTGCCCAACGAGATCGCCAACCGCGACGCCGAGGCCTTCCCCGACCCCGACCGCCTCGACATCACCCGCGAGGCTCGTCACCACGTCGCCTTCGGTTTCGGCGTGCACCAGTGCCTGGGCCAGCCGCTGGCCCGGCTCGAACTGGAGGTCGTCTACCGCACGCTCTACCGGCGCGCCCCCGAACTGGCGCCGGCCGCCGACTTCGACGACATCCCGTTCAAGCACGACGGTTTTGTCTACGGCGTCTACGAACTCCCCGTCACCTGGTAG
- a CDS encoding TetR/AcrR family transcriptional regulator, giving the protein MVTEVGRTPRAAQVGATRLQILTTAERLFAEQGLYAVSNRQISAAAGQGNNAAVGYHFGTKADLVRAIVRRHSGPIEALRTEMAAAAAGSREVRDWVACLVRPITTHLASFDGQSWYGRFSAQVMTDPAFRAIMAEESLATPSLQSVVDNFRQCPPDLPPEVRAERGDMLRTLMVHVVAERERALADGTATPRTTWNEAATGLIDAITGLWTAPITR; this is encoded by the coding sequence GTGGTGACCGAGGTCGGCAGAACCCCCAGGGCCGCGCAGGTTGGTGCCACCAGGCTGCAGATACTGACCACCGCGGAACGGCTGTTCGCCGAGCAGGGGCTGTACGCGGTGTCCAACCGCCAGATCAGCGCCGCCGCCGGGCAGGGCAACAACGCCGCGGTCGGTTACCACTTCGGCACCAAGGCCGATCTCGTCCGGGCGATCGTCCGGCGGCACTCCGGTCCGATCGAGGCGCTGCGCACGGAAATGGCCGCGGCGGCCGCGGGCTCGCGTGAGGTGCGGGACTGGGTGGCCTGCCTGGTCCGCCCGATCACCACGCACCTGGCCTCGTTCGACGGGCAGTCCTGGTACGGGCGGTTCAGCGCGCAGGTGATGACCGATCCGGCGTTCCGGGCGATCATGGCCGAGGAGTCGCTGGCCACGCCTTCGCTGCAGTCGGTCGTGGACAACTTCCGGCAGTGCCCGCCCGATCTGCCGCCCGAGGTCCGCGCCGAACGCGGCGACATGCTGCGCACGCTGATGGTGCACGTGGTCGCCGAACGCGAGCGGGCGCTCGCCGATGGCACCGCCACCCCGCGCACCACCTGGAACGAGGCCGCCACCGGCCTGATCGACGCGATCACCGGTCTCTGGACCGCGCCCATCACCCGCTGA
- a CDS encoding ferredoxin, translating into MKITVDEDKCCGAGSCVLAAPDVFDQRDEDGVVMLLEAEPAEHLRTAVREAADVCPAAAISLSEA; encoded by the coding sequence GTGAAGATCACCGTCGACGAGGACAAGTGCTGCGGTGCCGGTTCGTGCGTGCTGGCCGCACCGGACGTGTTCGACCAGCGCGACGAGGACGGCGTGGTGATGCTGCTGGAGGCCGAGCCCGCCGAGCACCTGCGGACCGCGGTGCGCGAGGCGGCCGACGTCTGCCCGGCCGCCGCGATCTCGCTGAGCGAGGCGTGA
- a CDS encoding MFS transporter, translating to MPVTTPAEPADPAPVAARRPNLVVAVLAFGGVTVALMQTVIIPLVPRLPELLGSTPADTAWAITATLLAAAVATPTVGRLGDMYGKRRMLLISLGLLIAGSVLAALSTSLAPLVVARVLQGLASGVIPLGISIMRDELPAERLGSATALMSASLGVGGALGLPLATLLAESVDWHVLFWVAAGLGALATVLVVTVVPESAVRSGGRFDFVGAVGLSIVLLCLLLAVSKGAEWGWGSGLTLGLLGVAAVVLLAWLRWELRTGEPLVDLRTSGRRPVALTNLASAVFGFSMFAMSLVLPQLLQLPAATGHGLGQPMTVVGLVLAPSGLVMMAMAPVSARITRLSGPRTTLITGTLVVALGYGLNFFLMSEIWQLVVMSSLIGCGIGLAYGAMPALIMSAVPVSETAAANSLNTLMRSIGTSVCSAVAGVVLSQLTVPFGPAEVPSLAGFRVVVAIGAGAALAAAFIACFIPRRAPAA from the coding sequence ATGCCAGTGACCACGCCCGCCGAACCCGCCGATCCGGCACCCGTGGCGGCGCGGCGGCCCAATCTCGTCGTCGCCGTGCTGGCCTTCGGCGGGGTGACCGTCGCGCTGATGCAGACGGTGATCATCCCGCTGGTGCCGCGGTTGCCGGAACTGCTCGGCTCCACCCCGGCCGACACCGCGTGGGCGATCACCGCGACCCTGCTCGCCGCCGCGGTCGCCACGCCGACCGTGGGACGGCTCGGCGACATGTACGGCAAGCGCCGGATGCTGCTGATCAGCCTCGGCCTGCTGATCGCCGGTTCGGTGCTGGCCGCGCTGAGCACCAGCCTCGCGCCGCTGGTGGTCGCGCGGGTGCTCCAGGGCCTGGCCTCCGGGGTGATCCCGCTCGGCATCAGCATCATGCGTGACGAACTGCCCGCCGAACGGCTCGGCTCGGCGACCGCGCTGATGAGCGCGTCGCTCGGGGTCGGCGGTGCGCTCGGCCTGCCGCTGGCGACCCTGCTCGCGGAGAGCGTCGACTGGCACGTGCTGTTCTGGGTCGCGGCGGGGCTCGGGGCGCTCGCCACCGTGCTGGTGGTGACGGTGGTGCCCGAGTCGGCGGTCCGCTCGGGCGGGCGGTTCGACTTCGTCGGCGCGGTCGGGTTGTCGATCGTGTTGCTGTGCCTGCTGCTCGCGGTGTCGAAGGGTGCGGAGTGGGGCTGGGGCAGTGGGCTGACCCTCGGCCTGCTCGGCGTGGCCGCGGTGGTGCTGCTGGCGTGGCTCCGGTGGGAGCTGCGGACCGGTGAACCGCTGGTGGACCTGCGGACCTCGGGACGGCGGCCGGTCGCGCTGACCAATCTGGCGTCGGCGGTGTTCGGCTTCTCGATGTTCGCCATGTCGCTGGTGCTGCCGCAACTGCTGCAACTGCCCGCGGCCACCGGGCACGGCCTCGGGCAGCCGATGACCGTGGTCGGCCTGGTGCTCGCGCCGTCCGGGCTGGTGATGATGGCGATGGCGCCGGTGTCGGCCAGGATCACCCGGCTCAGCGGCCCGCGCACCACGCTGATCACCGGCACGCTGGTGGTCGCGCTCGGCTACGGGCTCAACTTCTTCCTGATGAGCGAGATCTGGCAGCTGGTGGTGATGTCCAGCCTGATCGGCTGCGGCATCGGGCTGGCCTACGGCGCGATGCCCGCGCTGATCATGTCGGCGGTGCCGGTGTCCGAGACCGCGGCGGCCAACAGCCTGAACACGCTGATGCGCTCGATCGGCACCTCGGTGTGCAGCGCGGTGGCCGGGGTGGTGCTCTCGCAGCTGACCGTGCCGTTCGGCCCGGCCGAGGTGCCCTCGCTCGCCGGATTCCGGGTGGTCGTCGCGATCGGGGCCGGGGCGGCGCTGGCCGCGGCGTTCATCGCCTGCTTCATCCCGCGGCGGGCCCCGGCCGCGTAG
- a CDS encoding TetR/AcrR family transcriptional regulator, whose protein sequence is MSRYGRSVSTRESILTAAERLFAEHGITAVSHRQIGEAAGQGNNFAVGYHFGDRTALVRAILDRHAKPIEHRRVRMIERIDGHGEVRDWIACLVRPFTEHLAELGSPTWFARFGEQVLTDPVLRRVVVDDALAGEPVRRVVERLNHCLPALPVPVHLERGDMARHLISHGCAERERALADGTGRQDSWEHTTTGLIDAITGLWTAPVTPAGR, encoded by the coding sequence GTGAGCCGGTACGGGCGCTCGGTGAGCACCCGTGAGTCGATCCTCACCGCGGCGGAGAGATTGTTCGCCGAGCACGGGATCACCGCGGTCTCCCACCGTCAGATCGGCGAAGCGGCCGGGCAGGGCAACAACTTCGCCGTCGGTTACCACTTCGGCGACCGGACCGCGCTGGTGCGCGCGATCCTCGACCGGCACGCCAAGCCGATCGAGCACCGCCGCGTGCGGATGATCGAGCGGATCGACGGCCACGGCGAGGTGCGCGACTGGATCGCCTGCCTGGTCCGGCCGTTCACCGAGCACCTGGCCGAACTCGGCAGCCCCACCTGGTTCGCCCGCTTCGGTGAGCAGGTGCTGACCGATCCGGTGCTGCGGCGGGTGGTCGTCGACGACGCGCTGGCCGGCGAACCGGTCCGGCGGGTGGTCGAGCGGCTCAACCACTGCCTGCCCGCGCTGCCGGTGCCCGTGCACCTGGAACGCGGTGACATGGCCCGCCACCTGATCTCCCACGGCTGCGCCGAGCGCGAGCGCGCCCTCGCCGATGGCACCGGGCGCCAGGACAGCTGGGAGCACACCACCACCGGCTTGATCGACGCGATCACCGGCCTGTGGACGGCGCCGGTCACCCCGGCCGGGCGCTGA
- a CDS encoding NAD(P)/FAD-dependent oxidoreductase, producing MPTPQDLGFDPDELRARYRAERDRRIRPDGNAQYRRPEGEFSSYGADPHADPDYRREPLTDRMDAIVVGGGFGGLLAGARLRQAGLDRIRLIDDGADFGGTWYWNRYPGIHCDIESYVYLPLLEEVGYVPEWKYSPGEEIRQHSRAIGRKFDLYRDACFQTKVTSLRWDDNEAEWVVETDRGDRMRAQFVVVSSGTLSTPKLPGIPGIETFTGHTFHTSRWDYDYTGGTAEGGLTGLADKKVAVVGTGATAIQVVPHLGRDAEHLYVFQRTPSTVDVRGNRRTDREWAASLTPGWHRRRRDNFLSVVTGRPAEEDLVADAWTGSAQLLQKLIPSDSYPDLPAEQREQLEEIVDFQKMNELRDRVDRLVEDRATAELLKPWYRYMCKRPTFSDDYLETFNRPDVTLVDTADHGGVERITERGMVVGDREYEVDCIIFATGFQVGISGVLSGKLPVHGRGGISLFEHWGRGPKTLHGFYSSKFPNLFHLGPLQNAASVNFVHILDEQATHVGEVVAEARRRGVRCVEPTEEAENAWVATIEEKSADQYKFHLECTPGYYNNEGMPHPRRFSYGDGPVAFHEVLRDWRANRMDDVLADAE from the coding sequence ATGCCCACTCCCCAGGACCTCGGGTTCGACCCCGACGAGCTGCGCGCCAGATACCGGGCCGAGCGCGATCGCCGGATCCGGCCCGACGGCAACGCGCAGTACCGGCGCCCGGAAGGAGAATTCAGCTCGTACGGCGCGGATCCCCACGCCGATCCGGACTACCGGCGGGAACCGCTGACCGACCGGATGGACGCGATCGTGGTCGGCGGCGGCTTCGGCGGCCTGCTCGCCGGCGCGCGGCTGCGCCAGGCCGGGCTCGACCGGATCAGGCTGATCGACGACGGCGCGGACTTCGGCGGCACCTGGTACTGGAACCGCTACCCCGGCATCCACTGCGACATCGAGTCCTATGTGTACCTCCCGCTGCTCGAAGAGGTCGGTTACGTACCGGAGTGGAAGTACTCACCGGGTGAGGAGATCCGGCAGCACTCGCGGGCGATCGGGCGGAAGTTCGACCTCTACCGCGACGCCTGCTTCCAGACCAAGGTGACCTCGCTGCGCTGGGACGACAACGAGGCCGAGTGGGTGGTGGAAACCGATCGCGGCGACCGGATGCGCGCCCAGTTCGTGGTGGTGTCCAGCGGCACGCTCAGCACGCCGAAGCTGCCCGGCATTCCCGGCATCGAGACCTTCACCGGGCACACCTTCCACACCAGCCGCTGGGACTACGACTACACCGGCGGCACCGCCGAGGGCGGTCTGACCGGGCTGGCCGACAAGAAGGTGGCCGTGGTCGGCACCGGCGCCACCGCCATCCAGGTGGTGCCGCACCTGGGCCGCGACGCCGAGCACCTGTACGTGTTCCAGCGCACTCCGTCCACTGTGGATGTTCGCGGGAACCGCCGCACGGACCGGGAGTGGGCGGCCTCGCTCACCCCCGGCTGGCACCGGCGCCGCCGCGACAACTTCCTCAGCGTGGTCACCGGCAGGCCCGCCGAGGAGGACCTGGTCGCCGACGCCTGGACGGGCAGCGCGCAGCTGCTGCAGAAGCTCATCCCGAGCGACTCCTACCCGGACCTCCCGGCCGAGCAGCGCGAGCAGCTCGAGGAGATCGTCGACTTCCAGAAGATGAACGAACTGCGCGACCGGGTGGACCGGCTGGTCGAGGACCGGGCGACGGCCGAGCTGCTGAAGCCGTGGTACCGCTACATGTGCAAGCGGCCCACGTTCAGCGACGACTACCTGGAGACCTTCAACCGGCCCGACGTCACCCTGGTCGACACCGCCGACCACGGTGGCGTGGAGCGGATCACCGAGCGCGGCATGGTGGTCGGCGACCGGGAGTACGAGGTGGACTGCATCATCTTCGCCACCGGCTTCCAGGTCGGCATTTCCGGGGTGCTGTCGGGAAAGCTGCCGGTGCACGGGCGTGGCGGCATCTCGCTGTTCGAGCACTGGGGACGCGGGCCGAAGACGCTGCACGGGTTCTACAGCAGCAAGTTCCCCAACCTCTTCCACCTCGGGCCCCTGCAGAACGCGGCGTCGGTGAACTTCGTGCACATCCTCGACGAGCAGGCCACGCACGTCGGCGAGGTGGTCGCCGAAGCGCGGCGGCGCGGCGTCCGGTGCGTGGAACCGACCGAGGAAGCCGAAAACGCCTGGGTGGCCACGATCGAGGAGAAGTCGGCGGACCAGTACAAGTTCCACCTCGAGTGCACGCCCGGTTACTACAACAACGAGGGCATGCCGCACCCGCGGCGGTTCTCCTACGGCGACGGGCCGGTCGCCTTCCACGAGGTGCTGCGCGACTGGCGCGCGAACCGGATGGACGACGTGCTGGCGGACGCCGAATGA
- a CDS encoding NAD(P)/FAD-dependent oxidoreductase — protein MSTPAGVLVAGASAAGLATAEALRRKGYTGELTLLGDEPHVPYDRPPLSKQVLAGAWQPERAHLRTREVLDALDAELLLGDAAASLDVENRTVHTESGRALAADTIVLATGVRPRTLPGQDGLRGVHVLRSLDDALALRAELLSTRRLLIVGDGVLGAEIAATARGLGVEVVLAGPQAAPLAAQLGPLASDLLAELHNENGVKLRLGAGVDGLTADGDRVTGARLSTGEVLEADLVVVALGAVPCTDWLEDSGLVLGNGVVCDSRCRAADGIYAAGDVARWHHEHLGSLLRLENRTNATEQALAVAANILGADQPYTPIPYFWTDQFDAKLQIHGVLAADAEVTVVEGDPAARRFVARYERHGKAVGVLGWNMPKQARLHRQQHLTTGGSR, from the coding sequence GTGAGCACACCGGCGGGCGTGCTCGTCGCCGGCGCTTCCGCCGCCGGGCTGGCCACTGCGGAAGCCTTGCGCCGCAAGGGGTACACCGGCGAGCTGACCCTGCTGGGCGACGAACCGCACGTGCCGTACGACCGGCCGCCGCTGTCCAAGCAGGTGCTCGCCGGGGCGTGGCAGCCTGAACGAGCGCACCTGCGCACCCGCGAGGTGCTCGACGCACTGGACGCGGAACTCCTGCTCGGCGACGCGGCCGCGTCGCTGGACGTGGAGAACCGCACAGTGCACACGGAATCGGGGCGCGCGCTGGCCGCCGACACGATCGTGCTGGCCACCGGCGTCCGCCCGCGCACGCTGCCCGGCCAGGACGGCCTGCGTGGGGTGCACGTGCTGCGCTCGCTGGATGACGCGCTCGCCTTACGCGCCGAACTACTCTCCACGCGACGGCTGCTGATCGTCGGTGATGGTGTGCTCGGTGCCGAAATCGCCGCCACCGCCCGAGGTCTCGGCGTGGAGGTCGTGCTCGCCGGGCCGCAAGCCGCTCCGCTGGCCGCACAGCTCGGGCCACTGGCTTCGGACTTGCTGGCCGAACTGCACAACGAGAACGGGGTGAAACTGCGGCTGGGCGCCGGTGTCGACGGTCTGACCGCCGACGGTGACCGGGTCACCGGAGCACGGCTGAGCACCGGCGAGGTGCTGGAGGCCGATCTGGTGGTCGTGGCGCTCGGAGCCGTTCCCTGCACCGACTGGCTGGAGGACAGTGGTCTGGTGCTGGGAAACGGCGTCGTCTGCGACTCCCGATGCCGCGCGGCCGACGGGATCTACGCCGCCGGTGACGTCGCCCGCTGGCACCACGAGCACCTCGGCTCCTTGCTGCGCCTGGAGAACCGCACCAACGCCACCGAGCAGGCGCTGGCCGTCGCCGCCAACATCCTCGGCGCCGACCAGCCCTACACCCCGATTCCCTACTTCTGGACCGACCAGTTCGACGCGAAGCTCCAGATCCACGGTGTGCTCGCCGCCGACGCCGAAGTGACCGTGGTCGAAGGCGACCCGGCCGCCCGGCGCTTCGTCGCCCGCTACGAACGCCACGGCAAGGCCGTCGGCGTACTCGGCTGGAACATGCCGAAACAAGCCCGTCTGCACCGCCAGCAGCACCTCACCACCGGAGGCTCCCGATGA
- a CDS encoding MarR family winged helix-turn-helix transcriptional regulator: MEKAGSGQTPVDRVLDGLRGFGAHYTEFTRGFAAHLGLHVTDAAALVEIIYAEDHGRPLSPARLSERISLTSGATTALLHRLERAGHIVRTRERSDRRIVTLRSSPEIQGPGREYFGPLERHLTALLARYPPEEVARFETFLAELQSAMDVVLAEPRD; encoded by the coding sequence ATGGAGAAGGCCGGCAGCGGGCAGACGCCGGTGGACAGGGTGCTGGACGGGCTGCGTGGTTTCGGCGCGCACTACACGGAGTTCACCCGGGGCTTCGCCGCCCACCTGGGCCTGCACGTCACCGACGCGGCGGCGCTGGTCGAAATCATCTACGCCGAAGACCACGGCCGTCCGCTCTCACCGGCGCGGCTGAGCGAGCGGATCTCGCTGACTTCGGGGGCCACCACGGCTTTGCTGCACCGGCTGGAACGCGCGGGTCACATCGTCCGGACCCGCGAGCGCAGCGACCGGCGGATCGTCACGCTGCGGAGCAGCCCGGAGATCCAGGGGCCCGGCCGGGAGTACTTCGGCCCGCTGGAGCGGCACCTGACCGCGCTGCTGGCGAGGTACCCGCCCGAGGAGGTCGCGCGCTTCGAGACCTTCCTGGCCGAGCTCCAGTCCGCTATGGACGTCGTGCTGGCCGAGCCGCGGGACTGA
- a CDS encoding PQQ-binding-like beta-propeller repeat protein: MTGTRLTRPNPLPGSNGVAFGPDGRLHVAQFLAGQISAVDLDSGDVEVVVPAGGPVQSPDDLAFGADGSMYLTDLVPGRVWRRDPAGEFHLVSGELRLPNGITCVGDRLFVNEMRPGGRVVELTGGTARVLADGLAMGNAMQLGPDGCLYYPHMLTGQVLRVPTDGGAPELVAEDVHEPVAVRFDRGGVLHVLSRGAAGIVTRIDLFGDGGRSLVASGVVGLDNAAFDTENRMFVSSYASGGIAELHPDGRTRQVVEPGFGGPYGVTVDLGGRVYAGDHYRLASPDPAGGVHTEELLIFTHGVAADGGVLHTTSQYGQVSTYDPETGESRARANGLARPMGIAVRADGALVVAEADAGRVVVIDSADEVSMLAEGLDHPVDVALDAAQRVYFSDDRRGGVFRIDENEVVPVAEDLGAPQGLAVRGDDLVTVETTHGRLRAISLTTGESRIEATGLAVSPPPAEARALFCDGLPGAPIPFAGLAVGPDDALYLAAEGIVRFPA, encoded by the coding sequence ATGACCGGCACGCGGCTGACCCGGCCGAACCCGCTGCCCGGTTCGAACGGGGTCGCGTTCGGTCCGGACGGCAGGCTGCACGTGGCGCAGTTCCTCGCCGGGCAGATCAGCGCGGTGGACCTCGATTCGGGTGACGTCGAGGTGGTGGTGCCCGCGGGCGGCCCGGTGCAGTCGCCGGACGACCTGGCCTTCGGCGCCGACGGCTCGATGTACCTCACCGATCTGGTGCCGGGCCGGGTGTGGCGGCGCGATCCGGCGGGCGAGTTCCACCTGGTGTCCGGGGAACTGCGGCTGCCCAACGGAATCACCTGCGTCGGCGACCGGCTGTTCGTGAACGAGATGCGGCCGGGCGGCCGGGTGGTGGAGCTGACCGGCGGCACGGCGCGCGTGCTGGCCGACGGGCTGGCCATGGGCAACGCGATGCAGCTCGGCCCGGACGGCTGCCTCTACTACCCGCACATGCTGACCGGGCAGGTGCTCCGGGTACCGACCGACGGCGGCGCCCCGGAACTGGTCGCCGAAGACGTGCACGAACCGGTGGCCGTGCGATTCGACCGCGGCGGTGTGCTGCACGTGCTTTCCCGTGGCGCGGCGGGCATCGTCACCCGGATCGACCTGTTCGGCGACGGTGGCCGCTCGCTGGTGGCCAGTGGTGTGGTGGGGCTGGACAACGCGGCCTTCGACACCGAGAACCGCATGTTCGTCTCCAGCTACGCCAGTGGTGGCATCGCCGAACTGCACCCGGACGGCCGGACCCGGCAGGTGGTCGAACCGGGGTTCGGCGGGCCGTACGGGGTGACCGTCGACCTGGGCGGCCGGGTCTACGCGGGCGATCACTACCGGCTGGCGAGCCCCGATCCGGCGGGCGGTGTGCACACGGAGGAACTGCTGATCTTCACGCACGGCGTGGCCGCCGATGGTGGGGTGCTGCACACGACGTCGCAGTACGGGCAGGTGAGCACGTACGACCCGGAGACCGGTGAATCGCGGGCGCGCGCGAACGGACTGGCGCGCCCGATGGGGATCGCCGTCCGCGCGGATGGCGCGCTGGTGGTCGCCGAGGCGGACGCGGGCCGGGTGGTGGTGATCGATTCGGCCGACGAGGTGAGCATGCTCGCCGAAGGCCTCGACCACCCGGTGGACGTGGCGCTGGACGCCGCACAGCGCGTCTATTTCAGCGACGACCGGCGTGGCGGGGTGTTCCGGATCGACGAGAACGAGGTGGTGCCGGTCGCCGAAGACCTCGGCGCGCCGCAGGGCCTGGCCGTGCGCGGCGACGACCTGGTCACGGTGGAAACCACGCACGGCCGGTTGCGCGCGATCTCGCTGACCACCGGCGAATCCCGGATCGAGGCCACCGGCCTCGCGGTCTCACCACCACCGGCGGAGGCACGGGCCCTGTTCTGCGACGGCCTGCCGGGCGCGCCGATTCCGTTCGCCGGCCTGGCGGTCGGCCCGGATGACGCCCTCTACCTGGCAGCCGAGGGAATTGTCCGGTTTCCGGCCTGA
- a CDS encoding LLM class flavin-dependent oxidoreductase gives MQFGIFTVSDVTTDPTTGETPDDTQRVRSMLKIAQHADQAGLDVFATGEHHNPPFVASSPTTLLGYLAGVTENITLSTSTTLITTNDPVKIAEDYAMLQVISDGRMDLMLGRGNTGPVYPWFGQDIRQGIPLAIENYALLRRLWEEDVVDWEGKFRTPLQGFTSTPRPLDGVPPFVWHGSIRSPEIAEQAAYYGDGFFHNNIFWPMSHTAQMVNFYRQRFEHYGHGKADQAIVGLGGQAFIRKNSQDAWNEFRPYFDNAPVYGHGPSMEDFTASTPLTVGSPQQVIERYAGMRDGVGDYQRQLFLVDHAGLPLKTVLEQIDLLAEEVVPVLREELEAKRPEHVPSNPPSHADRVAAKQAKQAEQSELV, from the coding sequence ATGCAGTTCGGCATCTTCACCGTGAGCGACGTCACCACGGACCCCACCACCGGGGAGACCCCGGACGACACCCAGCGCGTGCGGTCGATGCTGAAGATCGCCCAGCACGCCGACCAGGCCGGGCTCGACGTCTTCGCCACCGGCGAGCACCACAACCCGCCCTTCGTCGCCTCCTCCCCGACCACGCTGCTCGGTTACCTGGCCGGGGTCACCGAGAACATCACGCTGTCCACCTCGACCACGCTGATCACCACGAACGACCCGGTGAAGATCGCCGAGGACTACGCGATGCTCCAGGTCATCTCCGACGGCCGGATGGACCTGATGCTCGGCCGCGGCAACACCGGCCCGGTCTACCCGTGGTTCGGCCAGGACATCCGCCAGGGCATTCCGCTGGCCATCGAGAACTACGCGCTGCTGCGGCGGCTGTGGGAGGAGGACGTGGTCGACTGGGAGGGCAAGTTCCGCACGCCGCTGCAAGGCTTCACCTCGACCCCGCGCCCGCTCGACGGGGTGCCGCCGTTCGTCTGGCACGGCTCGATCCGCAGTCCGGAGATCGCCGAGCAGGCCGCCTACTACGGTGACGGTTTCTTCCACAACAACATCTTCTGGCCGATGTCGCACACCGCGCAGATGGTGAACTTCTACCGGCAGCGGTTCGAGCACTACGGCCACGGCAAGGCCGATCAGGCCATCGTCGGCCTCGGCGGGCAGGCGTTCATCCGGAAGAACTCGCAGGACGCGTGGAACGAGTTCCGGCCCTACTTCGACAACGCGCCGGTCTACGGGCACGGGCCGTCGATGGAGGACTTCACCGCGAGCACCCCGCTGACCGTGGGCAGCCCGCAGCAGGTCATCGAGCGGTACGCGGGCATGCGTGACGGCGTCGGCGACTACCAGCGCCAGCTGTTCCTGGTCGATCACGCCGGCCTGCCGCTGAAGACCGTGCTGGAGCAGATCGACCTGCTCGCCGAGGAGGTCGTTCCGGTGCTGCGCGAGGAACTGGAGGCGAAGCGGCCGGAGCACGTGCCGTCGAACCCGCCGAGCCACGCCGACCGCGTCGCGGCCAAGCAGGCCAAGCAGGCCGAGCAGTCCGAACTTGTCTGA